The genomic interval CCCGCAACGACAACTTCGTCACCACCTTCCACGACTCCTGCAACACCGCCCGCGGCATGGGCCTGCTCGAGGAGCCGCGCTACATCCTCAAAAACGTCTGCCGCCAGTTCTACGAGATGCCCGAGAACACCATCCGCGAGCAGACCTTCTGCTGCGGCGGCGGCGCGGGCCTCAACAACGAGGAATTCACCGAGACGCGCCTTCGCGGCGGCCTGCCCCGGGGCAACGCGGTCAAGTACGTGCGCGATCGCCACGGCGTGAACAACCTGGCCTGCATCTGCGCCATCGACCGCGCCACCCTGCCCCCGCTTTGCGACTACTGGGCCCCGGGTGTCGGCGTCTCCGGCGTGCATGAGTTGGTGGGCAACGCGCTCATTCTCGACGGCGAGAAAAAGCGCACCACCGACCTCAGGCAAAACCCCCTGCCGGGGATGGAGGACGAGGAGGAATAACTTATGTACAATGCCAAATACATCATACCCGGCATTCTGTTCTTCCTGGCCCTCATCTTCGTCCCCGTCGGCTACAATATGGGGAAAAGCTTCGATGTGAAGCCCGAGCTCCCGAAGGACCAGAAGGACTGCATCGAGGACGCCCAGGTCATGCGCGACACGCACATGCAAATCCTTAACGATTGGCGCAACTCGGCCGTGCGCGACGGCGAGCGCATCTACGTCAACTCCAAGGGCAAGAAGTTCGTCAAAAGCCTGACGAACACCTGCCTGGGTTGCCATAAGGACAAGGCCAAGTTCTGCGATCGGTGTCACGATACGGTTGGCGTGAACCCCTACTGTTTTGACTGCCACAACATTACGCCGAACCAGAAATCGCCCATTCCCCCCGTCCAAAACGGCGAAGCGGGCGAACACTAGGCCGGCGCGCCGGTGACACCTCCACCGAAGGGGATCATACCATGAAAAGCAACAGACGAGAGTTCCTCAAGCTGGCCGCCGTGTCCGCCATGGGCGTCGGCGCCGCTCGCCTCGGCTTCCTGGGCGACGCCCCGGCTTTCGCCGGCCCGTTGCCCACGGCCGCGGACTTCGAAAAAGGCCTCAAGGCCAAGCACTGGGGCATGGCCGTCTTCTCGGCCAAGTTCACCCCCGAACTCATCGAAAAGTGCCGCACGGCCTGCCATACCGAACACAACGTGCCCGACATCCCGGGCAAAAAGCAGATCAAATGGTTCTGGGGCGCCTCCTACCACGAGGCCTTCCCCACCGAGCACGGCGAGTTCCTCTCCGAGGACGTGGAACACCGCGAGTTCCCGCTTTTGTGCAACCACTGCGAACAGCCCATGTGCGTGCGGGTCTGCCCGACCCAGGCCACCTTCCAGCGGCCCGACGGCATCGTCATGATGGACTTCCACCGCTGCATCGGCTGCCGCTACTGCATGGCCGGCTGCCCGTTCGGCGCCAGGAGCTTCAACTTCCAGGATCCGCGCCCGTTTATCCACCACTTCAACCCGCACTTCCCCACCCGGATGCGGGGCGTCGTGGAAAAGTGCGACTTCTGCGCCGAGCGCCTGGCCATCGGCAAACTGCCCGTCTGTGTCGAAGCCGCCGGCGGCGCCCTCGTCTTCGGCGATCTGGGCGACGAGAACTCGGATATCCGCAAGGTGCTGCGCGAGCACTTCGCCATCCGCCGCAAACCAGACGCCGGCACCTCGCCGAGCGTGTATTACATCCTGTGAGGTAAGCCATGCTGGAAAAAGCACTCAAGGGAAGCCCTCGATACTGGGGCACGTTGATCGGCCTGGGCCTGCTCATGCTCCTCGGCATGGGATTCTGGCTCTACCAGCTGGTCCACGGCTTGGTCATCACCGGCATGAGCCGCGACGTGTCCTGGGGCTTTTACATCGCCCAGTTCACCTATCTGGTCGGCGTGGCCGCCTCGGCCGTCATGCTGGTGCTGCCCTACTACTTCCACCACTACAAGCAGTTCGCCAAGATGATCATTCTCGGCGAATTCCTGGCCATCGCCGCCGTGACCATGTGCATGGGCTTTATCGTGGTGGACCTCGGGCAGCCGCAGCGCATGCTCAACGTGATGCTCAACGCCACGCCCCATTCCATGCTCTTTTGGGACATGTGCGTTTTGATGGGTTACCTGTTCCTCAACATCCTGGTCGGCTGGACCAGCCTGCAGGCCTTTAAAAACGACATGGCCCCGCCGCACTGGTGCAAGGTCCTGGCCATCGTCTCGGTCATCTGGGCCTTCTCCATCCACACGGTCACGGCCTTCCTGATCGCCGGCCTGCCCGGGCGCCACTACTTCCTGACCGCCGTCATGGCCGCACGGTTCCTGGCCTCGGCCTTCTGCGCCGGACCGGCCATCCTGCTGCTGCTGACCCTGCTCGTGCGCAAGCTTACCGGCTTCGATCCCGGCGACAAGGCCCTCAAGCGCCTGGCCGTCATCATCACCTACGCCATGTGCGTCAACGTGTTCCTGTATCTGTGCGAACTCTTCACCGCCTTCTACAGCAACATGCCGGCCCACATCGCCCCGATCCGCTTCCTGTTCTCGGGCCTGGACGGCCACTACGAGCTCGTGCCCTTCATGTGGACCGCCGTGGTCCTGGGCCTGGGCTGCCTGGTCATCCTCATCCCGACGTCCATCCGGGAAAAGACCCCGGCCCTGGTCCTCGGCCTGATCATGCTGGTCATCTCGACCTGGATCGACAAGGGTCTGGCCCTGATGATCGGCGGCTTCACGCCGAACCCCTTCGAGACG from Solidesulfovibrio fructosivorans JJ] carries:
- the dsrJ gene encoding sulfate reduction electron transfer complex DsrMKJOP subunit DsrJ, which produces MYNAKYIIPGILFFLALIFVPVGYNMGKSFDVKPELPKDQKDCIEDAQVMRDTHMQILNDWRNSAVRDGERIYVNSKGKKFVKSLTNTCLGCHKDKAKFCDRCHDTVGVNPYCFDCHNITPNQKSPIPPVQNGEAGEH
- the dsrO gene encoding sulfate reduction electron transfer complex DsrMKJOP subunit DsrO produces the protein MKSNRREFLKLAAVSAMGVGAARLGFLGDAPAFAGPLPTAADFEKGLKAKHWGMAVFSAKFTPELIEKCRTACHTEHNVPDIPGKKQIKWFWGASYHEAFPTEHGEFLSEDVEHREFPLLCNHCEQPMCVRVCPTQATFQRPDGIVMMDFHRCIGCRYCMAGCPFGARSFNFQDPRPFIHHFNPHFPTRMRGVVEKCDFCAERLAIGKLPVCVEAAGGALVFGDLGDENSDIRKVLREHFAIRRKPDAGTSPSVYYIL
- the dsrP gene encoding sulfate reduction electron transfer complex DsrMKJOP subunit DsrP, with the protein product MLEKALKGSPRYWGTLIGLGLLMLLGMGFWLYQLVHGLVITGMSRDVSWGFYIAQFTYLVGVAASAVMLVLPYYFHHYKQFAKMIILGEFLAIAAVTMCMGFIVVDLGQPQRMLNVMLNATPHSMLFWDMCVLMGYLFLNILVGWTSLQAFKNDMAPPHWCKVLAIVSVIWAFSIHTVTAFLIAGLPGRHYFLTAVMAARFLASAFCAGPAILLLLTLLVRKLTGFDPGDKALKRLAVIITYAMCVNVFLYLCELFTAFYSNMPAHIAPIRFLFSGLDGHYELVPFMWTAVVLGLGCLVILIPTSIREKTPALVLGLIMLVISTWIDKGLALMIGGFTPNPFETVTSYLPTVPELMVSVMVFALGGIILTVLWKIAIEVRVEVEGGNLSMVPPPAESE